CAGACACCCAACTTGAGAGATACTCAAGACACATCATCCTAAACGAGGTCGGCGCAAAAGGACAGCAAAAACTTTTGGAATCTGAGGTTTTGATCATTGGGACTGGGGGACTTGGTTCCCCTGCTGCAATGTTTTTAGCAGCTGCTGGTGTTGGTACAATTGGGCTTGTTGATTTCGACGCAGTTGAGCTTTCCAATCTTCAAAGACAAATAATACATTTTACACCCGATGTAGGCAAGCCAAAGGTGTTTTCTGCAAAAGAAAAGATAAACCAAATGAATCCTGATGTGGAAGTAGTAACTTATCGTGAAATGGTAAATTCAAGCAATATTATAGACATCATCAAGGATAGAGATTATGATTTTATAATCGACGGCACAGACAACTTTCCAGCTAAATTTTTGATAAACGATGCCTGTGTAATACTAAAAAAACCATTTTCACATGCAGGTATCATAAGATTTGATGGGCAAACCATGACTTATGTGCCAGAGAAAGGGCCGTGCTTTAGATGTATCTTTCAAAACCCACCGCCACCTGATGCAGTTCCAACTTGTAGACAGGCAGGAGTTTTAGGTGTGATGGGTGGTATAATTGGGACAATTCAGGCAACAGAAGCAATTAAATATTTGCTTGGAATTGGTGACCTGCTAACAGGATATATCTTAATTTACAACGCTTTGAAGATGGAATTTAGAAAAGTAAAGATAAACAAGAGAGAAAGCTGTGAGATATGTGGTAAAAATCCAACAATAAAAGAATTAATCGACTATGAACAGCCTCAGTGTGATTTAAAAGGTTAAGGATAAGAGTACCAAAAGTGAATGCCAAAAACGGGAGGGATAAATTAGAATTGATAATATTGCCAAAAACATTATATGAGGAGATGTTAAATCATTGTTTGAACTCCTTGCCTATTGAGGCGTGTGGACTTCTGGGTGGAGTTATTGAGGATGAAAAGAGAATTGTTAAGAAAGTTTACTTGCTTACCAATGTAGACCAAAGTTCAGAACATTTTTCAATGGACCCACTTGAACAGTTTGCAGCTGTAAAAGACATGAGAAAAAATGGCTGGGTATTACTTGGCAATTTTCATAGCCATCCAACATCACCTTCAAGGCCATCTGAAGAGGACAAAAGACTTGCTTTTGACAGGGATTTGAGCTATCTTATATTATCACTCATGGATGAAAAAAATCCTGTTTTAAAATCATTTAGGATATATGAAAGCTATGTGGAAGAAGAAGAAATCCAAATCATTTAAAAAGATTAGGGGGTAATCTGAGGTGAAAGAAATAAATTACAGTGAGCTAAAAAAAGGGGGGTTTATGCGACAGGTCCAAAAAGGTTATTTTTCTATGAGGCTAAGAGTTGTTGGCGGAAGACTAAGTGCCGAACAATTAAAAAAAATATACGAGGTTGCAAACAAATATGGTAGAGGATATGTACACCTGACTGCACGACAGGGAGTAGAAATACCATTTATCAAACTGGAGGATATAGAGGCAGTTAAAAAAGAGTTATCAGAAGCAGGACTAGAGCCTGGTGCATGCGGACCAAGAGTAAGGACAATTACTGCTTGCCAAGGCTGTAGCATTTGCCCAAACGGAATTATAGACACAACAGAGCTTGCCAATGAGTGTGACAAAAGATATTATGCTCAGGAACTTCCACACAAATTTAAAATCGGAATAACAGGTTGTGGTAATAATTGCCTTAAAGCTGAGGAAAATGATTTAGGTATAAAAGGAGCAGTAAAACCTGAGTGGGAAAAGAACAGCTGCACATTTTGTGGACTTTGCCAGGCTGTATGTCCAACAAAAGCAATACAAATAGATGAGAAAAATAAAGAGATTACCATAGATAGAGACAAGTGTACCTATTGCGGAAGGTGTGTAAAGTCGTGCCCGACTAATTCGTCGAAAGGCAAGCCAGGCTATCTTCTCTATTTTGGTGGTATGTTTGGAAACAACATAGCGCTTGGAAAACAAATTTTGCCAATACTATTTTCAAAAGAGGATGTTCACAAGGTCATTCAGGCTACACTTGAATTTTATAAAAAATATGGCAAGCAAGGCGAAAGATTCAGAAATACCTTAGAGAGAGTGGGATGGGATATATTTAAAAAAGAGTTGGAAAAAGCAACAGAAAAATGAAAGGAGTGATTTTGATGAGTGATATCAAGGCTGATGTTTTTCTGGACATTACTAATCTTGTATGTCCTATGACATTTGTAAAAGCAAAAGCCACAATGGAGGATATGGAGGCAGGACAAATCATAGAGATAAGAATGAACGAGGGTGAGCCCATTCAAAATGTCCCAAGAAGCTTAAAAGAAGAAGGACATGAGATTTTGAAGGTGATAAATAACAATGATGGGACATATACAATATTTGTAAAAAAGGGTGTGCAGTAATGAGGTTTAATACTTCTTTAATTCATGGAGGTATTGGTCAAAAAGAAAATAAGGGGGCAACTAACATTCCGATATACCAATGTAATTCTTTCCAATATGAAACTGCACGTGAGTTGGAAGAGGTTTTTTCTGGCAAAAAGCCAGGCTTTATATATACAAGGATTAACAATCCCACAGTTGAAGCGTTTGAAAGAAGAATAGCATTTTTAGAAGAAGGCATTGCTGCTGTTGC
The sequence above is drawn from the Caldicellulosiruptor bescii DSM 6725 genome and encodes:
- a CDS encoding HesA/MoeB/ThiF family protein: MKLTDTQLERYSRHIILNEVGAKGQQKLLESEVLIIGTGGLGSPAAMFLAAAGVGTIGLVDFDAVELSNLQRQIIHFTPDVGKPKVFSAKEKINQMNPDVEVVTYREMVNSSNIIDIIKDRDYDFIIDGTDNFPAKFLINDACVILKKPFSHAGIIRFDGQTMTYVPEKGPCFRCIFQNPPPPDAVPTCRQAGVLGVMGGIIGTIQATEAIKYLLGIGDLLTGYILIYNALKMEFRKVKINKRESCEICGKNPTIKELIDYEQPQCDLKG
- a CDS encoding M67 family metallopeptidase — encoded protein: MIILPKTLYEEMLNHCLNSLPIEACGLLGGVIEDEKRIVKKVYLLTNVDQSSEHFSMDPLEQFAAVKDMRKNGWVLLGNFHSHPTSPSRPSEEDKRLAFDRDLSYLILSLMDEKNPVLKSFRIYESYVEEEEIQII
- a CDS encoding 4Fe-4S binding protein; this translates as MKEINYSELKKGGFMRQVQKGYFSMRLRVVGGRLSAEQLKKIYEVANKYGRGYVHLTARQGVEIPFIKLEDIEAVKKELSEAGLEPGACGPRVRTITACQGCSICPNGIIDTTELANECDKRYYAQELPHKFKIGITGCGNNCLKAEENDLGIKGAVKPEWEKNSCTFCGLCQAVCPTKAIQIDEKNKEITIDRDKCTYCGRCVKSCPTNSSKGKPGYLLYFGGMFGNNIALGKQILPILFSKEDVHKVIQATLEFYKKYGKQGERFRNTLERVGWDIFKKELEKATEK
- a CDS encoding sulfurtransferase TusA family protein, producing the protein MSDIKADVFLDITNLVCPMTFVKAKATMEDMEAGQIIEIRMNEGEPIQNVPRSLKEEGHEILKVINNNDGTYTIFVKKGVQ